Genomic segment of Thermodesulfatator atlanticus DSM 21156:
AGCTCTGGGTCATCAGAAATACCATAGGCCACCCCCAGGACCCTCAGGCCCCGGACAGCTAACTGGTCGTTTAAGTTCATGAGCTCAATGCGTTCTTCTTCTCCCAAAGGAAGGATCTTACCCCCTACCAGAGCCCGACCACAAAGGCCAAGCACCTGGGAAGGCATTCCTTTTATGGCATAGAGGAACTTGCCCGAGGGGAGTTCGTGTACCGTTACCATGTAAAGGCGGTTCTCCGCCCGATGGATTATCCTAAGGCGCGGGAAGGCCTTACGCAGGGCCTCAATATCAAGGCCTGCCTTAAAGGCTATTTCTAAAAGGGCGGTCTCGGTGGGGGTGCCGCGGAAAGAGACTTCTTCGCCGTTTTTTATGAGTTCACTTTCATTACACAGCACACAGACCGCAAGCAAAGAAAGCAACTCATCCTGAGGGGCTTCAAACAAAATAGACGCGGTAGGGTCTAAAAGGGCATATTTGTTTTCAAGGCCAGCCAGGTTGTAGGTGGTACCGCCGCAGGAGATATCAGTCACCTGCATGCGATTTTCTGTGATGGTGCCGGTCTTATCAAGACACATGACCTGCACCGAACCAAGGGCTTCAATGGCCGCCAAGCGCCGCACGATAATGTGCTGGCGTCTCATCTCGCGAACCCCAAGGGCAAGGGTGGTGGTGGCTACCGTAGAAAGCCCTTCAGGCACCGCCGCCACGGCCAGGGAAAGGGCTGTGTTTAACATTTGCAACAGGCCATAGCCTCGCAAAATCCCCAGCACAAAAACCCCGCCACAAAGGGCCCCAGAAAGCACCACAAGCTTGGTCCCCATTTCATCAAGTTGCTTTTCAATGCCTGTTTCAGGGGGCCTTGCTTCCGCAAGAGAAAGCTGAATACGGCCTATTTCGGTATCTTTGCCCGTGGCCACGGCCACCGCCTTTCCCTGCCCGCCAAGGACAAGGGTGCCCATAAAACACATGTTGACCCTATCTGCCAGGGGGTAGGTTTCGTTAGAGGGTAAAGGAGACGGCGTTTTGACTACCGGGAGGCTCTCTCCGGTTAGTGCGGACTCGTCAATACTTAAGCGCTCGGCTTCAATGATGCGGCCGTCAGCAGGAACATAAGCCCCTGGCCGCAGGAGAAAAATATCCCCTGGGACTATGTCTTCGGCAGGGATACGCCTTACCTTGCCCTCACGAATAACCAGGGCCTCTGGCTGTACCAGTTTTTTGAGCGAGCTTATAGTGCGCTCGGCTTCACTTTCGGTCTTATAGCCGATGTAGGCGTTAAGCCCCACCACGCAAAGAATAGCCACCGCGTCTAATACGCCGCCGGTAAAAAGTGAAATGGCAGAGGCCACCCCTAAAATAGCCACAGGAACACTTTTTATCTGATCAAGAAAGATTTCCCAACCTGAGCGAGTCGTTATCTCGGGGAGGATGTTTGGCCCGTATTTTTGCTTGAGCTTTTCGTAAGTTTTGCGGTCAAGGCCAAGGTCTTTATCCGTGCCGAAAAGCTCAAGCACTTCCTCCACGGTCATGGTGTGCCATTTAGGGCCTTCTTCAGCCAGAACAGTGGGACTCTTAGTTTTTAGAGTTTCTTTTAGTTTTTGGGCCTCTTCTTTGGTAGGAAGGCGACTTAAATAGTCTTTTAGCTCTTTTTCTATTTCTTTGAGAGAAACATCTGGTTTAAATTCCACTAAAATTGTCGCGGTAAGGGGATTTACCTTTACTTTTTTTATGCGTCCGTTCTGGGTAAGCACCCTTTCGAGATAATCTTTTACGTGAAAGGCACGATAAAGCTTAGGCGTTTTAAAGCGAACACGCCCTTTTAGTTCATGGATCTTTTCAAGCTCTACCTCAGGCATGGATCAAGTCCTTCATCTGGAAAATCGTCATCAAGAAAAAGCTCGCTTCAATTTGTCATCGCTGGGCGGACAAAGCCTCCGGTGGCAACCGCAGGAGATTGTTCCCACCTTCCGCGTTTGCCAGGACACGTAAAAAGCAGCACTTACCATGACCATATCGTCTCTTTGGTGCTCCTATCACGGATCCTTAAGGGGACAGATCCAAAAGGGGACCGCCTTTGGGCCATCCCCTTTTGGAGCCTTAATCAAGCTAAGTAGATTTTTTAGTGGATTTGGCCTTGGCTTCTTTTTTAGTTTCTTTGCTCTCGGCTTTTGCAGAAGAAGCTTCTTCAGAAACCGTCTCTGCCTTGACCTCTATGACTTCTGTTTTTTCTTCTTTCTTTTTAGATGGTTTGGGTAGCGTCTCTCCTAAGACCTCTTTGGTGCTTCCCACTACCCCGACTAGGACTTCTTTTACCGAGGTGGTGACCGTTTTACTTACTTCGCTTGCCCCTTCTACAGCTCCCGTTACCGCGGCCTTGGCTACCTCTTCCACGTTTCCACCGATTTCGCGGGTGGCCTCTATGATGCCTTCAACAGTGCGGCGGGCAACCTCTGCCACATCAGCGCCTACAGCAGCGGCATTTTTAACGGCGTCG
This window contains:
- a CDS encoding cation-translocating P-type ATPase, producing MPEVELEKIHELKGRVRFKTPKLYRAFHVKDYLERVLTQNGRIKKVKVNPLTATILVEFKPDVSLKEIEKELKDYLSRLPTKEEAQKLKETLKTKSPTVLAEEGPKWHTMTVEEVLELFGTDKDLGLDRKTYEKLKQKYGPNILPEITTRSGWEIFLDQIKSVPVAILGVASAISLFTGGVLDAVAILCVVGLNAYIGYKTESEAERTISSLKKLVQPEALVIREGKVRRIPAEDIVPGDIFLLRPGAYVPADGRIIEAERLSIDESALTGESLPVVKTPSPLPSNETYPLADRVNMCFMGTLVLGGQGKAVAVATGKDTEIGRIQLSLAEARPPETGIEKQLDEMGTKLVVLSGALCGGVFVLGILRGYGLLQMLNTALSLAVAAVPEGLSTVATTTLALGVREMRRQHIIVRRLAAIEALGSVQVMCLDKTGTITENRMQVTDISCGGTTYNLAGLENKYALLDPTASILFEAPQDELLSLLAVCVLCNESELIKNGEEVSFRGTPTETALLEIAFKAGLDIEALRKAFPRLRIIHRAENRLYMVTVHELPSGKFLYAIKGMPSQVLGLCGRALVGGKILPLGEEERIELMNLNDQLAVRGLRVLGVAYGISDDPELDLEKEETPWCEDFIWLGFVGMEDPIRPGIKDLIAKLHRAGIRTVMITGDQSPTAYAIGKTINISGDDELVILDSSDFSHLKPEAFAGLLKRVSVFSRVSPADKLRIVQAFQDLGLRVAMTGDGINDIPALKAADIGITTGSGTDVAKEVADIIIEDDQLGTMVLAVEKGRNIYKNIRKSLEFLLSTNMSEIMVSVTANVAGLGQPLNQMQLLWINLVTDVFPGLALSLEPGEPGVMEEPPRDPSLPIMDQQDFKRLTLEASVISGASLLPYFYGLARYGQGPQASGLSFLSLTAAQLLHTFNCRSEKLTFLENAALPQNPYLARCMLGTAASHSLLFLPPIRKILGLGPMGIIDALVVAGSSLGSLFLNAFIKKVSRQEAA